The following are encoded together in the Pirellulales bacterium genome:
- a CDS encoding J domain-containing protein, with protein MDDWTPHNWPDSLDAAALAAFLVVAIALPALGYFFAVADFRRYLRSLRRVISTIVYRDMGTPDWAKPKVPRCVAVFGLDWPCSESQLTQEYRRRIKTLHPDRGGDERRFLMLQRYFEEALALVRSQTPTTSDEQS; from the coding sequence ATGGATGACTGGACTCCACATAATTGGCCAGATTCGCTTGATGCTGCGGCGCTGGCCGCGTTTTTGGTCGTGGCGATTGCCTTGCCAGCGCTAGGGTATTTTTTCGCAGTGGCCGATTTTCGCCGCTACCTGCGCTCGCTGCGGCGTGTCATCTCGACGATCGTCTACCGCGACATGGGTACGCCCGATTGGGCTAAGCCAAAAGTGCCGCGCTGCGTGGCCGTGTTTGGGCTCGATTGGCCTTGTAGCGAGAGCCAACTGACCCAGGAATATCGCCGTCGGATCAAGACGCTGCACCCGGATCGTGGTGGCGACGAGCGTCGCTTTCTCATGCTGCAGCGCTACTTCGAGGAAGCCCTGGCCTTAGTTCGCAGCCAGACGCCAACCACCAGCGACGAGCAAAGTTAG
- a CDS encoding outer membrane protein transport protein, producing MRRTWMPCVAVVAWLMMAATAWSDGLFLDGVSPRSLSRGGTNQGYADNGAILFDNPAAMSNVEGDGLFEADLVGLQTNFRYTSAVKSAVSQGFTPLPQLSYIRRSADGDFAIGIGMFTPAGFSTNYNMNGNTFFPGTRSYDSFGTLTKILPGISYKVTDRLSIGGTFGVGVSYASLNGPYFLQSAPLAGTPILLDIHGAGATQVWSAGMQYLLTEDTTIGCTYQSASNFNLHGTAQVNLPAALGGGISTYNSTVAISWPQTVALGVRRKLCPHRTVSADVIWFDWAQSFKNLGVTLQNASNVAFPPAINETLPLNWASSVSMRLGYEQILDVGGTFRIGYVYHPNPVPTGTLTPFLPATLTNTFTVGYGFGWKEWNVDVGWAHAFSAPQNIGTSQLVGGDFSNSTIRTQVDALFIGLIRPF from the coding sequence ATGCGGCGGACATGGATGCCCTGTGTGGCGGTGGTCGCCTGGCTAATGATGGCAGCCACGGCCTGGTCCGATGGCCTGTTCCTGGACGGTGTGTCGCCGCGCTCTCTGTCACGCGGTGGAACGAACCAGGGATACGCCGACAACGGCGCCATCCTGTTCGACAACCCCGCCGCCATGAGTAACGTCGAAGGGGACGGGCTATTCGAGGCCGACCTGGTTGGACTGCAAACGAACTTCCGTTATACGAGCGCGGTCAAGAGCGCGGTCAGCCAGGGTTTCACCCCGTTGCCGCAACTGTCGTACATCCGCCGCAGCGCCGATGGTGATTTCGCGATCGGCATCGGCATGTTCACGCCGGCCGGATTCTCGACCAACTATAACATGAACGGAAACACGTTCTTTCCAGGAACGCGTTCCTACGATTCGTTCGGCACGCTCACCAAGATTCTGCCCGGTATTTCTTACAAGGTGACGGACCGCCTTTCGATCGGCGGCACGTTTGGCGTGGGCGTCAGCTATGCCTCGCTGAACGGTCCCTATTTTCTGCAAAGTGCGCCCCTGGCAGGCACGCCGATTTTGCTCGATATCCACGGCGCGGGTGCCACGCAGGTATGGTCGGCGGGCATGCAATATTTGTTGACTGAAGACACCACGATCGGATGTACGTACCAAAGCGCCAGCAACTTCAATTTGCACGGCACGGCCCAGGTGAATCTACCGGCCGCGCTGGGCGGGGGGATTAGCACCTACAACTCAACTGTGGCGATCAGTTGGCCGCAAACGGTGGCTTTGGGCGTGCGCCGCAAACTGTGCCCCCATCGCACGGTTTCTGCGGACGTGATCTGGTTCGATTGGGCACAGTCTTTTAAGAATCTGGGTGTCACGCTGCAGAACGCTTCGAACGTGGCATTTCCACCAGCCATCAATGAAACGTTGCCGCTGAATTGGGCCAGCAGCGTCTCTATGCGTCTGGGGTACGAGCAGATCCTGGATGTCGGCGGCACTTTCCGGATCGGCTATGTCTATCATCCGAATCCCGTTCCCACCGGAACGCTGACGCCCTTCTTGCCAGCGACGCTGACTAATACCTTTACAGTTGGATACGGTTTTGGGTGGAAGGAGTGGAACGTCGACGTGGGTTGGGCACACGCCTTTTCTGCTCCACAAAACATCGGCACGAGCCAATTGGTGGGAGGAGATTTCAGCAACAGCACGATCAGGACCCAGGTCGACGCGCTGTTCATAGGCTTGATTCGCCCGTTCTAG
- a CDS encoding Gfo/Idh/MocA family oxidoreductase, with protein MNESSANGLSRRELLKSAGTLAAATGLVGMAVPKVHAAESNTIQIALVGCGGRGTGAAANALATKSGPTKLVAMADVFPAKLASSHKNITEQAPDQVDVPEDHKFIGFDGYKKAMDCLRPGDVVILATPPGFRWLQFAYAIEKGLNVFMEKPTTVDGPTTRKMLALAEESQKKNLKVGVGLMCRHCEARGELYDRIKSGEIGDIVLLRAYRTAGPTAHAFALPKPADFSSELLYQIQEFHAFLWASGGAFSDFLIHNIDECCWMKDAWPVEAKGFGGRHYRGDYIDQNFDTYTTEYTFADGSKLMLEGRTVEGCQSEFASFAHGTKGSAVISTSSHWPAKPRIFRGQKMDNSEVVWKFGPEKNNPYQAEWDHLMLAIREDKPYNECKRGAEASLVTSMGRLACHTGQVVTFEQMLAHDHEFAPEIDKLTMDSPAPLLAGSDGKYAVPQPGINKTREY; from the coding sequence GTGAACGAAAGTTCAGCCAACGGCCTGTCACGTCGTGAGCTTTTGAAATCTGCCGGAACGCTTGCCGCCGCGACGGGATTGGTGGGCATGGCCGTTCCCAAGGTTCACGCGGCCGAAAGCAACACGATTCAAATCGCCCTGGTAGGTTGCGGCGGACGCGGCACAGGTGCGGCGGCCAACGCCCTGGCCACCAAGAGCGGCCCCACCAAGCTGGTGGCCATGGCAGACGTCTTCCCCGCAAAGCTGGCAAGCAGCCACAAGAACATCACCGAGCAAGCGCCGGATCAGGTCGATGTACCAGAGGATCACAAGTTCATCGGCTTCGATGGTTACAAGAAGGCCATGGACTGCCTACGCCCCGGCGACGTGGTGATCCTGGCCACGCCGCCAGGTTTCCGCTGGCTGCAATTCGCCTACGCCATCGAGAAGGGCTTGAACGTCTTCATGGAGAAGCCGACCACGGTCGACGGCCCCACGACACGCAAGATGCTCGCCCTGGCCGAGGAATCGCAGAAGAAGAATCTCAAAGTCGGCGTCGGCTTGATGTGCCGCCACTGCGAGGCGCGCGGCGAACTCTACGATCGCATCAAGAGCGGCGAGATCGGCGACATTGTGCTACTCCGGGCCTACCGCACGGCTGGCCCGACCGCGCATGCCTTCGCGCTACCCAAGCCGGCCGATTTCTCCAGCGAGCTTCTCTACCAGATTCAGGAGTTCCACGCGTTCCTGTGGGCCAGCGGCGGCGCGTTCAGCGATTTCTTGATCCACAACATCGACGAATGTTGCTGGATGAAGGACGCCTGGCCGGTCGAAGCAAAGGGTTTCGGCGGCCGCCACTACCGCGGCGACTACATCGACCAGAACTTCGACACGTACACGACCGAGTACACATTTGCCGACGGTTCCAAGTTGATGCTCGAAGGACGAACCGTCGAAGGTTGCCAATCCGAATTCGCCAGTTTTGCCCACGGCACCAAGGGTTCGGCGGTGATCTCGACGTCCAGCCACTGGCCGGCCAAGCCGCGCATTTTCCGCGGCCAGAAAATGGACAATAGCGAAGTGGTCTGGAAGTTCGGACCTGAAAAGAACAATCCCTATCAGGCCGAGTGGGATCACCTGATGCTGGCGATCCGCGAGGACAAGCCCTACAACGAGTGCAAGCGGGGGGCCGAGGCCAGCCTGGTCACCTCGATGGGTCGACTGGCATGCCATACCGGCCAGGTGGTCACGTTCGAGCAAATGCTCGCGCACGATCACGAGTTCGCCCCCGAGATCGACAAGTTGACGATGGACTCCCCTGCCCCATTGTTGGCCGGCTCTGACGGCAAATATGCCGTGCCGCAGCCAGGCATCAACAAGACGCGCGAGTATTAA
- a CDS encoding PadR family transcriptional regulator, which produces MATSKTSRNLWCLTVLCLLREGPRHPYDMQRLIRIRHKDDFLQLKAGSLYHAIGRLAKAGLIEEVETSREGRRPERTVYRLTECGDVEALEWLRALLSKPVREPSQFVAAMSFVAHLAPEDARTQLEIRARELDCGIVALRAVMTNLVPQIGRVPLLEAEYACAMREAELVWVRSLIAEIDDGRIHWDSEKRLQGGCG; this is translated from the coding sequence ATGGCGACGAGTAAGACGTCCCGCAATTTGTGGTGCTTGACGGTCCTTTGCCTGTTGCGCGAAGGGCCCCGGCATCCTTACGATATGCAGCGCTTGATTCGCATTCGTCACAAGGACGATTTTCTACAGCTCAAAGCGGGCTCGCTGTATCACGCCATCGGACGGTTGGCCAAGGCGGGGCTGATCGAAGAGGTCGAAACCAGCCGCGAAGGACGCCGCCCCGAGCGCACCGTGTACCGTCTAACCGAGTGCGGCGACGTCGAGGCACTCGAATGGCTGCGCGCGTTGCTATCGAAGCCTGTGCGCGAACCGTCGCAATTTGTGGCCGCTATGAGTTTTGTAGCGCATCTGGCGCCAGAGGATGCGCGCACGCAGTTGGAGATCCGTGCCCGGGAACTCGATTGCGGCATCGTGGCGCTGCGCGCTGTGATGACAAACCTTGTTCCGCAGATCGGTCGCGTGCCTCTGTTGGAAGCCGAATACGCGTGCGCCATGCGCGAGGCCGAACTTGTTTGGGTACGGTCACTGATCGCCGAAATCGACGACGGACGCATTCACTGGGATTCGGAAAAACGACTCCAAGGGGGTTGTGGCTAG
- a CDS encoding response regulator, producing the protein MEGLSGVEVPPGVAGPSGHIVGSRYHLRQCLSESEGVRTYCGSDFEDGREVVIKTIAADSVHPAALMRLEYEASHRQKLESRWVAPVLHVGREGSDLLVVYGQVPGQPLQAVLQTRQLAVSESLLIGKAIFSALRDMHAHHLLHRGVRPRNVIVKDEMPITTAVLVDVEPSPALQLDEPSTRSQALNGALYLSPEQAGSIDHDVTETSDLYAAGVTLFHCLAGRPPFVGNSLGAILFDHMTACVPELRALGIAVPRALDEVVQRLLRKDPRDRYQSADAVLADLDAIREALDRGEIEPAVVIGAQDLRQTLSEPAFVARTHELVSIDEQIAHARQGRAGLILLEGESGGGKTRLLTETTHRAASQGFWALWGQGTNEVARLPFSLLSGVVEGFLSAASSDPELLVAVRERLGDYAPAVGAALPGLARVLGGDDGLAFAPEAAGELRTLHALANFLNALGTAERPVLLVLDDCQWADELTYRLIRRWQSQTETETAGRHVLLVVAFRTEEVPEDHLLRRVAPDLHLRLSPFAPHEVRNLVESMAGPLPEEVVTALTRLADGSPFMASAVLRGLVESGALVREVDGWRVESLNLDEVQSSSRAAEFLARRLEMLPPDALRLLSTGAVLGKEFELDVAAELTQQTASQSIMALDVARQRRLVWLRPDGSRCVFVHDKIRSAVLDGQAATDRRRLHGQAAAYLQAHHDDRSTEIAYHFDAAGDSRFALPYALQAATQARTQYALEVAEQQYRIAARGAESADAPMRYRVAEELGGVLMLRGRYDEAGEQFEAAAAVANGSFSKAQIRNKLGELAFKRGDMEGAIDCFESAMRELGKFVPRRWAVLVSQVLKEGAITFLHTCLPRVFVNRTHRLPNEIERLTLQLLSNLAHGCWYCRSLMHVMWAHLRNMNLAERYLATPELAQAYAEHAPGLTLVGYLSRARHYAQKSLDIRRRFGDWSGQGQSLHYYGVVLYAGSQFEACIEKCREAIRLLERTGDYWQVHIARYQIAASLYRLGDLGGALEEAQLNYRSGIELGDEQASGINLDLWVRATGAVPESILEKELARPRHDVQGKAQVLFAQALQMLGAGQLMEAEELIQEAIDLAYAAGVRNAYTLPCLPWLATILRQQAVALRDQTPVRRNALLRRAEAAARRAIRACWLCRNDLPHALRELGLIQAMRGAERRAMRSLNKSLAVAKKQSARFEYAQSLLAKAELAQELGQLGAAADRAEAQAILGELNAFTAPHADGASSSPPTLSLADRFDAVLDWGRRIASALSPNLIQEEARTAALRLLRAEHCLVLRIVEDEGASRFEPVSGSIPGAYDETKMQESLRVRRAVAFVEQRGGVRSTDSAAADGERSALCTPLYVRGAAVACLYVTHEHVRDLFGFDEERLADYIATIAGAALENAEGFTQLQNLNESLEQRVEERTAAAEARSCELAESNQELERVAQELLEAQRELTVAKHAAESANHAKSRFLAAMSHEIRTPMNGVIGMTELTLNTSLSSHQRNNLTIVKDSAQALLTLLNDILDFSKIEAGRLDLECIPLAIRDVVDDAARLLAITASRKGLELTCHVDRNVPESLLGDPGRLRQIVMNLVGNAIKFTEEGEVLVRVEVKQRIGDAVELHVAVQDTGIGIPPDKQHCIFEAFRQSDNSMTRRFGGTGLGLAISSQLVSLMGGHIWVESEYGQGSTFHFEVALHDNGAIADEQIETGAIWQDPLRRRALLVSSNRHAMLTYGEMLGAFDLQMATLGPQDASLPGIFDDAESEARPDVIIVDLAAANPVELALIQSWIEQAALPLPPVVVLAPAGQINCANRCEEMQIAQCLTKPVKRKELELAIKASLGAEDERTVEVGERSWTSTGRPLRVLIADDSPVNQEVAAGLLELFGHTVTKASSGREALSAWEREPFDVILMDVEMHDMDGLTATAAIREREVVSGHRTPVIALTAHAYKGFEQRCQQAGMDGHISKPLQPDELYRVLEAASAAREQAAAMVK; encoded by the coding sequence GTGGAAGGTCTATCAGGCGTAGAAGTGCCGCCAGGGGTTGCAGGTCCGTCGGGCCACATCGTTGGCTCGCGGTACCATCTGCGCCAATGTCTGAGCGAATCGGAGGGAGTTCGCACATATTGCGGTAGTGACTTCGAGGATGGACGCGAGGTCGTGATCAAAACGATCGCGGCTGACTCGGTTCACCCGGCCGCCCTTATGCGTCTTGAGTACGAAGCCAGCCATCGGCAAAAACTCGAGTCCCGCTGGGTGGCTCCCGTTCTCCACGTGGGACGCGAGGGCAGCGACCTGCTGGTCGTGTACGGCCAGGTGCCGGGCCAGCCGCTGCAAGCCGTCTTGCAGACGCGGCAACTGGCCGTGTCCGAATCGTTATTGATCGGCAAGGCCATCTTCTCAGCCTTGCGTGACATGCACGCGCACCATTTGCTGCATCGTGGTGTCCGACCGCGTAATGTCATCGTCAAGGACGAGATGCCGATCACGACCGCTGTCCTGGTCGATGTCGAGCCGTCGCCCGCTTTGCAGTTGGACGAGCCTAGTACACGCTCGCAGGCCCTTAACGGCGCACTGTATTTGTCTCCCGAGCAGGCCGGGTCGATCGATCACGACGTCACCGAGACGTCTGACCTCTACGCGGCCGGCGTAACCTTGTTCCACTGCTTAGCCGGGCGCCCCCCGTTCGTCGGCAATTCGCTCGGCGCCATTCTGTTCGATCATATGACGGCTTGCGTGCCCGAGCTGCGTGCCTTGGGCATCGCCGTGCCGCGTGCCCTGGACGAAGTCGTGCAACGTTTGTTGCGCAAGGACCCTCGCGATCGTTACCAGTCTGCCGACGCGGTGCTGGCGGACCTGGACGCGATTCGCGAGGCGCTGGACCGTGGCGAGATCGAACCGGCTGTCGTCATCGGCGCACAAGATTTGCGCCAGACATTAAGTGAGCCGGCCTTCGTGGCTCGTACGCACGAGCTGGTGAGCATCGACGAGCAGATCGCCCACGCGCGGCAAGGCCGGGCCGGTTTGATTTTGCTGGAAGGCGAGTCGGGAGGGGGCAAAACAAGGTTGCTGACCGAAACGACACATCGTGCGGCCTCGCAAGGATTTTGGGCACTGTGGGGGCAAGGCACGAACGAAGTCGCTCGGCTGCCCTTCTCATTGCTCTCAGGTGTGGTCGAAGGGTTCTTGTCGGCGGCCAGCTCTGATCCCGAGTTGCTGGTCGCCGTGCGCGAGCGATTGGGCGACTATGCGCCGGCCGTGGGAGCAGCCTTGCCCGGTCTGGCCCGCGTTCTGGGCGGGGACGACGGACTGGCCTTTGCTCCGGAAGCGGCGGGCGAGCTGCGGACGCTGCACGCCTTGGCCAATTTCCTGAACGCGTTGGGGACTGCCGAGCGTCCAGTATTGCTGGTGCTGGACGACTGCCAATGGGCTGACGAGTTGACGTATCGATTGATCCGTCGCTGGCAAAGCCAGACGGAGACCGAGACCGCTGGACGACACGTGCTGTTAGTGGTTGCCTTCCGTACCGAAGAAGTGCCCGAAGACCATTTGCTGCGCCGCGTAGCTCCCGACCTGCACCTACGGCTTTCACCCTTTGCCCCGCACGAAGTGCGAAATCTGGTGGAGTCGATGGCGGGGCCGCTTCCCGAGGAAGTGGTGACGGCGTTGACTCGTTTGGCTGATGGCAGCCCTTTCATGGCGTCGGCCGTGTTGCGGGGGTTGGTCGAGTCGGGGGCACTGGTGCGCGAGGTGGATGGCTGGCGCGTCGAAAGCCTCAATCTTGACGAAGTGCAATCATCGAGCCGTGCGGCTGAGTTTCTCGCCCGCCGGCTCGAGATGCTGCCGCCCGACGCGCTACGTCTGCTATCGACCGGCGCCGTGCTGGGAAAGGAATTCGAATTGGACGTCGCCGCCGAGCTGACGCAACAGACGGCCAGCCAATCGATCATGGCCCTCGACGTGGCTCGGCAGCGCCGGTTGGTATGGCTGCGGCCCGACGGCTCGCGCTGCGTGTTCGTACATGACAAGATCCGCTCAGCGGTGCTCGACGGACAGGCCGCTACAGATCGGCGCCGACTGCACGGTCAGGCGGCCGCTTACCTGCAAGCACACCATGACGATCGCAGCACCGAAATCGCGTATCACTTCGATGCCGCAGGCGACTCGCGATTTGCGTTGCCATACGCGCTGCAGGCGGCCACCCAGGCCCGCACGCAGTACGCTTTGGAAGTTGCCGAACAGCAATATCGCATCGCAGCACGCGGCGCCGAGTCGGCCGATGCTCCCATGCGTTACCGGGTGGCTGAGGAATTGGGCGGAGTTCTGATGCTACGCGGCCGTTACGACGAAGCGGGTGAGCAATTCGAAGCTGCGGCGGCGGTCGCCAACGGAAGCTTCTCGAAAGCGCAGATTCGTAACAAGCTGGGCGAGCTGGCATTCAAACGCGGCGATATGGAAGGAGCGATCGACTGCTTTGAATCTGCCATGCGCGAATTGGGCAAGTTCGTTCCGCGCCGTTGGGCTGTGTTGGTGTCGCAAGTTCTCAAAGAGGGCGCCATCACGTTCTTGCACACCTGCTTGCCACGCGTGTTCGTCAACCGCACCCATCGGCTGCCCAACGAGATCGAGCGACTGACGTTACAGTTGCTGTCGAATCTTGCTCACGGCTGTTGGTATTGTCGAAGCCTGATGCACGTCATGTGGGCGCACCTGCGCAACATGAACCTCGCCGAGCGCTATCTAGCTACGCCCGAACTGGCCCAGGCTTACGCGGAGCACGCGCCGGGTTTGACGCTGGTGGGCTATTTGAGCCGCGCGCGCCACTATGCGCAAAAGTCGCTCGATATACGCCGCCGCTTTGGCGATTGGTCGGGCCAAGGTCAATCACTGCACTACTATGGCGTGGTGTTGTACGCCGGATCGCAATTCGAGGCGTGCATCGAAAAATGCCGCGAAGCCATCCGGCTGCTGGAACGCACCGGAGATTACTGGCAGGTCCACATCGCCCGCTATCAGATTGCCGCTTCGCTGTACCGATTGGGCGATCTGGGCGGCGCCCTGGAAGAGGCGCAGCTGAATTATCGCTCGGGCATCGAACTGGGCGACGAGCAGGCCTCGGGCATCAATCTGGATTTGTGGGTGCGCGCGACCGGCGCCGTGCCGGAGTCGATCCTCGAAAAGGAATTGGCACGGCCGCGTCACGACGTGCAAGGCAAGGCCCAGGTATTGTTTGCACAGGCCTTGCAGATGCTGGGGGCCGGTCAACTGATGGAAGCCGAAGAGCTGATCCAAGAGGCAATCGACCTGGCATACGCGGCGGGCGTACGTAATGCGTATACATTGCCCTGTTTGCCTTGGCTGGCGACGATCCTCAGGCAGCAGGCCGTGGCGCTGCGCGACCAGACGCCGGTGCGTCGCAATGCGCTGCTGCGCCGCGCCGAAGCCGCGGCCCGTCGAGCGATCCGGGCCTGTTGGTTGTGCCGGAATGACTTACCCCATGCCCTGCGCGAGCTGGGATTGATCCAGGCCATGCGTGGTGCGGAACGCCGGGCGATGCGCTCGCTCAACAAAAGCCTGGCAGTCGCTAAAAAGCAGTCCGCTCGTTTTGAATACGCCCAGTCGCTACTCGCCAAGGCCGAGTTGGCGCAGGAATTAGGTCAACTTGGTGCGGCAGCCGACCGGGCCGAAGCCCAGGCGATCCTCGGCGAACTAAACGCCTTTACGGCTCCGCACGCCGACGGAGCGTCGTCCAGCCCGCCGACGTTGTCGCTGGCGGATCGTTTCGACGCAGTTTTGGACTGGGGCCGCAGGATTGCGTCGGCGTTGTCCCCCAATTTGATTCAAGAAGAGGCTCGCACCGCGGCCCTGCGGCTGCTGCGGGCCGAACATTGCCTGGTGCTGCGCATTGTTGAAGACGAAGGCGCGTCACGGTTCGAGCCGGTCAGCGGCAGCATTCCCGGCGCCTACGACGAAACGAAAATGCAGGAATCGCTCCGCGTGCGTCGCGCGGTGGCGTTTGTCGAGCAGCGTGGCGGCGTCCGCAGCACTGATAGTGCCGCCGCCGACGGCGAGCGTTCGGCACTTTGCACGCCGCTGTACGTGCGCGGCGCCGCGGTCGCCTGCTTGTACGTCACTCATGAGCACGTCCGCGACCTGTTTGGTTTCGACGAAGAGCGACTGGCCGACTACATCGCGACAATCGCAGGCGCGGCACTGGAAAATGCCGAGGGCTTCACCCAGTTGCAGAACCTGAATGAAAGTCTGGAGCAGCGCGTCGAAGAACGCACTGCCGCGGCCGAAGCCCGTTCCTGCGAGTTGGCCGAATCGAACCAAGAGCTGGAACGAGTCGCTCAGGAGCTGCTCGAGGCGCAGCGCGAGTTGACCGTCGCCAAGCATGCGGCCGAATCTGCCAATCATGCTAAGAGCCGGTTCCTGGCCGCGATGAGCCACGAGATCCGCACTCCCATGAACGGTGTGATCGGCATGACCGAGCTGACGCTCAACACGTCGCTTTCGTCACATCAGCGAAACAATCTGACGATCGTCAAGGATTCGGCACAGGCGCTGCTGACATTGTTGAACGACATTCTGGATTTCTCCAAAATCGAAGCGGGCCGCTTGGACCTGGAATGCATTCCCTTGGCAATTCGCGACGTCGTGGACGATGCCGCGCGGCTGTTGGCGATCACCGCCTCGCGCAAGGGACTGGAATTGACCTGTCATGTCGACCGCAATGTGCCGGAGTCGTTGCTCGGTGATCCGGGCCGTTTGCGACAGATCGTGATGAACCTGGTAGGCAATGCCATCAAGTTCACCGAGGAAGGCGAAGTCCTCGTTCGCGTCGAAGTGAAGCAGCGCATCGGCGACGCCGTAGAGTTGCACGTTGCCGTCCAGGACACCGGTATTGGGATTCCCCCCGATAAGCAGCACTGCATTTTCGAGGCCTTCCGTCAAAGCGATAATTCCATGACCCGCCGCTTTGGCGGAACGGGGTTGGGATTGGCCATCTCGTCGCAACTGGTGAGTCTGATGGGGGGACATATTTGGGTCGAGAGCGAGTACGGCCAGGGGAGCACGTTTCATTTCGAAGTGGCTTTGCATGACAATGGGGCGATTGCTGACGAGCAAATCGAGACGGGCGCAATTTGGCAAGATCCGCTGCGGCGTCGCGCACTGTTAGTCAGTAGCAATCGCCATGCGATGCTGACCTATGGCGAGATGCTGGGCGCGTTCGACTTGCAGATGGCCACGCTAGGACCGCAAGACGCTTCGTTGCCGGGGATCTTCGACGACGCCGAAAGCGAAGCTCGACCGGACGTGATCATCGTCGACCTGGCGGCCGCAAATCCGGTAGAGTTAGCGCTGATTCAATCCTGGATCGAACAAGCCGCACTGCCTTTGCCGCCGGTCGTCGTGCTGGCTCCGGCCGGGCAAATCAATTGCGCGAACCGCTGCGAGGAAATGCAAATTGCCCAATGCTTGACGAAACCCGTCAAGCGCAAGGAACTCGAATTGGCGATCAAGGCCTCATTGGGCGCCGAAGACGAACGCACGGTCGAGGTCGGCGAGCGCTCGTGGACGAGCACGGGCCGGCCCCTACGTGTGCTCATCGCCGACGATAGTCCCGTGAATCAAGAGGTTGCCGCCGGGCTGCTGGAGCTATTTGGGCATACGGTCACCAAGGCCAGTTCCGGGCGCGAGGCGCTGTCTGCCTGGGAGCGCGAGCCATTCGATGTAATCCTGATGGATGTCGAAATGCACGACATGGACGGCCTGACCGCCACGGCCGCCATCCGCGAGCGCGAAGTGGTTAGCGGACATCGGACTCCGGTGATTGCGCTCACCGCGCACGCCTACAAAGGATTCGAGCAGCGCTGTCAACAAGCCGGCATGGACGGACATATTTCCAAGCCGCTGCAGCCTGACGAACTATATCGTGTGCTGGAAGCCGCCAGTGCCGCGCGCGAGCAAGCTGCGGCGATGGTCAAGTAG
- a CDS encoding class I SAM-dependent methyltransferase family protein: protein MEHAISQFFAEHVSRFTQALEDFDRHIDRQAEPDSDAIVAELTRSINASLADCTALEVQLAGSDPKILKEAQARYREAIWPWFGLSWFMNHALSKPRGYPGDYHMLTSIYEARPRSRGLGGYLDRYFLNTQLGRAVVGRLRLAREFLLAEVARYEGDFAVLNVACGPCREYLGGLGKTEHGQTTITLVDNDPLALDYVQANVAPGLIGSAKLNFVRYNALRMTSAVVNVERFGRSDLIYSVGLCDYIPDKYLIPMLQGWRGSLSPGGTVYVAFKDSRRYTTPEYQWLVDWFFLQRTEEECRNLFVAAGYDMDELEMVRDETGIIINFIARSKVPAFVRVDVPAALPLPQHGNVPAHSEEPHGS, encoded by the coding sequence ATGGAACACGCAATCAGCCAGTTCTTCGCGGAACACGTCTCAAGGTTCACTCAAGCACTCGAAGACTTCGACCGGCATATCGACCGGCAAGCCGAGCCAGACTCGGACGCGATCGTGGCCGAGTTAACGCGTTCAATTAACGCTTCGCTGGCCGACTGCACGGCGCTCGAGGTGCAACTGGCCGGCAGCGACCCAAAAATCCTGAAGGAAGCGCAGGCAAGGTATCGCGAGGCCATCTGGCCATGGTTTGGTCTGAGCTGGTTTATGAATCATGCCCTCAGCAAGCCGCGCGGCTATCCGGGCGATTACCACATGCTGACGTCTATCTACGAGGCTCGGCCCAGAAGTCGCGGTCTGGGGGGCTATTTGGACCGCTATTTCCTCAATACGCAGCTCGGGCGGGCCGTTGTCGGACGCCTGCGACTGGCCCGCGAATTCCTACTGGCCGAAGTGGCCCGCTACGAGGGAGATTTTGCGGTTCTCAACGTCGCCTGTGGCCCTTGCCGCGAATATTTGGGTGGCTTGGGAAAAACCGAACACGGTCAGACCACGATTACCCTGGTCGACAACGATCCGCTGGCTCTGGATTACGTGCAAGCCAACGTCGCGCCGGGGCTGATCGGCAGCGCGAAGCTTAATTTCGTTCGCTACAACGCCCTCCGCATGACCTCAGCCGTGGTCAATGTCGAGAGGTTCGGACGCAGCGATTTGATCTACAGCGTCGGGCTATGCGACTACATTCCGGACAAGTACCTAATTCCGATGTTGCAAGGCTGGCGCGGATCGCTCAGCCCAGGCGGAACCGTGTACGTCGCGTTCAAGGATTCGCGACGGTACACCACACCGGAGTATCAATGGCTGGTCGACTGGTTCTTCCTGCAACGCACCGAGGAAGAGTGCCGCAATCTCTTTGTCGCGGCCGGATACGACATGGACGAATTGGAGATGGTCCGTGACGAGACGGGCATCATCATCAACTTTATCGCGCGCAGCAAGGTGCCGGCGTTTGTCCGCGTCGACGTGCCCGCCGCGCTTCCGCTACCTCAGCACGGCAACGTACCAGCGCACTCGGAAGAACCACACGGATCGTAG